CTATCAGGCGTCCGCGGTCGGCCTAGTATAAAACTCCCAGCAGTATTCCTATGTGTACGTGGATACATGCCAGGACGCTGTGTGTACGATCCCGGAACCGGCGCGGTACGTAGTGGCACGCCTGCCGTACTTGATGCTGAGCTATTCATGTGCAGATGTATATTGGGATGAGAAGCTGATAAAGACGTATGGCGTCTGCTGCTTGTATTGCTACTGGGTGGAGGCGGGTGTGAGGGATTGAGAGAAGATATGGAACGAGAGAGGCCAACTTGTGATTGAGAGTGGAAAACGCGGGGTCGTGTGATAGTTCCCCCTCCAACAGCAGGAATAGTTTCGTACTCTGGTGTTGTCGTAGTGGAGGTCTCCTGTCGTTCCACAGCGGGAGAATCATCCCCCCAATCAACAAAGTCAAACGAATCAAGTTGTTCCTCGTCATCGTATTCGCTAAATTCGCTATTGAGGCCTGTACTGCTCTTGTCGTCAATTTCTTCTGCAAGATCTGCTAGTCCTTTGTTCGGGGTAAAGAGACTACTAAAGCTTTTGAAGACGCTTTTGGTGGGGAGTCCTTCCGGACGGAGACCATAAGTAGGATCAAAGTTTTCTAGATCAGGATGTGAGGACGGGGAAGGTTCCGGAGGTGTAGGCGGTTTTTGTAAAGGCGGCGTGGTTGGTCGGCCCGTAGAAGTCGACAGTGGGCGGCTGCGATAAGAAGCAACAGAACTAAGAGAGTTCTTATGATGTAGGTGTTGTGTAGTGGAGAGATATGGAGCTTCTACTTTAGCCTTCACCCATTGTTGACTGAGACGGTGTATGATACCGGGCAGATCCTCTCTAAACATCTGTCTGAGTTGTCCCTCAATCTCTCGCTGAATGAAGTTCTGGATGACGGCGATTGAGTCGAATGTGCTGTTGATATCAACGTGTTGGAGAGGGTCTGTTTTGAAGACGAGAGTTATGCCTTTTTGTTTGGAAACCACGAGGACGACGTAGGAACTGAGACGGAAGTGGGAAAGGCGCAAAAGCATGGGTACGACCAATGGATGCTTGGCTGCTAGCATACCTCTCGATCCAGCCATTAGATGAATGTCAGGCTGCTTGTGGTTCAACGGATTTGCCTACAGAAAAGATGAGCGACAGACGGAAggaaaaatgaagaaaaaaaacacacctgAACCTTTGTCTTGAGGACGAGGTGGGCGTCTCCGGTATATGTCATGCGAAATATGCCTCTAAACTGATCCATGGTAAGGTCGCCAATGTCGCGAATCTCGAGCTCTGGGGGCTTGAAAGGCGATGAAATACGGAACTGAGTAAAAATAATGCGACTGTACCTGAGATCCCATTTCGAGCTCGACAACCTCTATCTTGTCTGCTATGATGGGTGGtttgttgcctttgttgAGGGCAGTGTTGAGCATCTGGATGGCATCGTAATGGAACTGGTCTGAGAATCTTGGCCAGTTGAAGGTGAACGACATTGACAGAGACTAGAAAGCCGACCTGCTGGTTGCCATACGTCAGGATCCAGTCTAGGGTTAGGGGTAACCACTCTGTCCTTCCACCACCATGAACCGCGTCCTCGCTGCAGAGCCACCGCAGCGCCAGCGTACATGGCCTCCGTCGTCCCCGTCGACAGAGCTCTCCCAGCCGCCAAGTCGCAAGAGCTCTGTCAGGAAATCAAAACAGCAGTCGCCCCCGGTCCCCGTGAATACCAGAGACGAACTTCTCCTTAGCCTCATGGCAAGCGAAGCCGCAATCGACAGCAGAAGCTTCGAAATACTATCTGCGGAGCAGGTCGACGATCTAAAAAAGGTTTTGTTTGCTCTGCATCCATTATCATTCTGCAGACTCATGTAAAGGTATTCTAGGAACATCAACTCCTTTCCCAACGCCAGGAGGCTCTTTCTCAGAAACTATCCACCGAAACCAAAATTCGTGATGCTGCTCTCTCCCTGGCACGCATCAATGCGTCCAACAGTGCAAAGCAGCAGCAAACTGCCGAGCAGCTCGATGTCGCTAACAGCCGTGTCTCCCAAACCCAGTCGGAACTCTATCGCGTTTCTACCTCTCTTGCTCAGCTACATGCAACCCTTATGGAGCACCGCGCCGCTGTGCTTAGCTTCTCCGTCAGATCTTTGGAACACAAGCTTTCAGGGGCAACTGGTGCGGACGACTCAGGGTATGACTCCTCCAATCGCAGCACCCTCACTAGCCCAGCTACCACCTTCTCTGTACTTTCCTCGCCGTCATCGAGTAAATTTGAGGGCGCCCACTTTTTCGCAGGGCATGCAGATGCAGTCGTGCCTAGACGTAAACTGTCTCCTgaggcagcggcagcggagATCCAGGCGCTGCAAACCAAATTGGCTTCCGCAAAGGAGGCTCTGGAGGCGGCAGGAAAGAAGCAGGCTGATATGTCCCGCGAACTCTCTATGATCAAACTCGAAAAGCAAGAAATTGAAACAATGTTTGCattggagaaagaggatcAGCTTTCTGAAATCAACAGATTCAAACGTGAAAAGGACGAATGGGAGAGGCAGAGAACGCAGTTGGTCAAGGCCGAAGGAGATGCAGAGGTCCTGCGCCAGCAATTGGCTGATATCGAGGCAAAATCGAACGGAGAGAGCGCTGGGTTGCGTGCACAACTTGAGGAACGGGAACAGGAAATCGAGGAGATGCGCCGTGCATGGGAAGAGGAGCGTCAGATGTGGGAGGATGAAAAGATGGAAGACCTCGCGAGGCTCCAGGAAGAGTTTGATTCTCGTGGAGATCAGCCCAACGAAGAGCTTGAAGCAGGCCTTGCTTCAATTCAAACAATAGTCAAGAAACATGGCGTTGCGCTGTATTCTAGGGACAACTCGTTGCTCGGCTTGTTGGATTCGGTGAGCACGCATTTGGACGGCGTGCAGACGAAGCTGGAGGAGTATTCACGAAAGGAAGCTGAATGGGACACTCTACGACGGAAACTTGAAGACGATGTTCGGAATGGACTAGATAGGCGCGAGGCGATGGCTAGAGAGCTTGAGGATGTCAGGCGCGAGCGAGATGTTATTAGAGACCAGTCGTCACTGCGCATGTCTTCCGTGCCAGAGtcgccatcgtcatcatTTGCGGATGTCGAACGCCTCTTACAACCTCTATGGGCAGTCCTCCCGTCGCCTGAAGCGCGTGCCACCAAGTTTGGGGCTACGCGCTCCTACCGTACCAATTCTCCAACGCCAGGCACACCAGGTGGCCCCAACTCCAATGCACTAAGCCCAGCACAAATATCAGGCGTCGTCACCTCGCTGTCGGACCTCGACGTACGCTCGCTCAAGTCGCTCTATGCCGACAACTCACGAAACAATGGTTTCAGcacaccatcatcatcaccccACATGTCCCATCCCCCTCAACAATTGCAACCATTTAATCTGGAGGCATTTGCTCAACGGGTGCAAGCATTGATTGCTGATGATCGTTCACTGATCGAGCGACTCATTCGATTCGCTCAGGCCCATGACCTTCTCAAAAAGAATGCAGAGCGCGCACAGAAACTCGCGCAGGATAGTACGCATGCGCTCGAGACGTATCAGAAACAGGTTCGCGCTCTGGAGGAAAGGAATCAAAACTTGGGGGGCCGTATCGTGGCTTTGTAAGTTCACCACATTTTTTGCCTCTGTTTTGGAAGATTTGTCCTTTGTCCGCGTTCGTGGTTATGAACACCTTTTTGACTTCATTTATCATCCAGGCAAGAAGAGATACAAAATCTTCAAGATACCGTCGAGCGACTTGAAACCGAAAAACGTGAACTCGAGAACCTCGCAGCTGAGCAAGGCGAGACATGCCGGCAGCTCTCTGAGGCGAACGATACACTTTCTACACGCACTCtcgcacttgcagaagaggCTGCTCAGGCGTCCGCCATAGCGCGTACACAGCTTACAGCACAGGCCAACCAGCACGAAAAAGAGATAGCGGCACTCAATGCGAAGCTGGAAGAGATGAAACGTGAGCTGAGTCTAGCACAGGATGAGGTAGAAGCTATGAGGACATCGGAACAGAGTCAACGCATCGCCCTTCTCGACGAGCTCAATTCAATGCAGACGGAGAATGGTAGTTTGCGGGCTCAGTTGAGGGCCGCAAAGAAGTAAGGGAGCGCTCAGATGGATAATTCATTGAAGAGGTTGTCGTTGTCGGTTGTGGCAGCGTAATGACACGGCTGGTTCCACATATGTTGCCCCCCTgttt
The sequence above is a segment of the Psilocybe cubensis strain MGC-MH-2018 chromosome 4, whole genome shotgun sequence genome. Coding sequences within it:
- a CDS encoding Mitochondrial distribution and morphology protein 34, translating into MSFTFNWPRFSDQFHYDAIQMLNTALNKGNKPPIIADKIEVVELEMGSQPPELEIRDIGDLTMDQFRGIFRMTYTGDAHLVLKTKVQANPLNHKQPDIHLMAGSRGMLAAKHPLVVPMLLRLSHFRLSSYVVLVVSKQKGITLVFKTDPLQHVDINSTFDSIAVIQNFIQREIEGQLRQMFREDLPGIIHRLSQQWVKAKVEAPYLSTTQHLHHKNSLSSVASYRSRPLSTSTGRPTTPPLQKPPTPPEPSPSSHPDLENFDPTYGLRPEGLPTKSVFKSFSSLFTPNKGLADLAEEIDDKSSTGLNSEFSEYDDEEQLDSFDFVDWGDDSPAVERQETSTTTTPEYETIPAVGGGTITRPRVFHSQSQVGLSRSISSLNPSHPPPPSSNTSSRRHTSLSASHPNIHLHMNSSASSTAGVPLRTAPVPGSYTQRPGMYPRTHRNTAGSFILGRPRTPDSIDSPPTSRSSSGLSTSASAAPFSRRLTGLSYPYSRASSLASEINASGVKQNESSSPLYMQRGLGQRRMSSASDATVLSGISHRTATTAAGRAYFELPPNYEYEYEHHFTEHPYPYIQDAEHRIQRDRDHMRVQRAPVSSSVKSSSLTVSPLLEPPLSPTHSGSVSLSPSISVSASTPASPSKQYHPRPPLNTHTNFHSTTNTQNQPQVVPAFRPAHKIVLRPSSGSSSIHQLSTLSTSNHTLSPYTRDLSHFTVRSVPPRTHSVGIVGVGASYGFGVHSANVGGSGSAGGPNGDRGHIKAKRKRIYKLGGKGAGVAVAAAEAKAKAEEASSRRRPERNSAYGEDEFDVSDMDRYFTHDDDDHLHTGTNTDEPRTL